From the Armatimonadota bacterium genome, the window GTCGCTCGCACGGAGGCGCTGCGCGAGCGCGAGAAACACAGGGTATCGCCTGTATACCGCACCCTGGTGGCTGGCGATGTGGTCATCCGACGAGGCGAGCGGGTGACCGAACAACATATCGAAATGTTCACCGCGCTGGGGATGCGCAATCCCCGCCTGCACTGGGCCAGCGTGCTCGCCATCCTGATACTGGTGACGATGCTAGTGGTGTTGGCGGCTTTGCACATCGCCCACTATCACCCTCGGGTGTATCAACAACCACGCCAGCTGTGGCTGATTTCGGTGGTGGTCACAGTCAGCGCGCTGGGCGTGAAGCTGGGCAGCAGTCTGTTAGGACTGCCGCTGTCGGGCGTGCAGCTGGGTTACCTGACAGTGATGAGCACGACCATGGCGGGCATGTTGTTGGCGGTGCTGGTATCGCCGCACCTGGCGACGTTGCTGGTGGGAATGCTGGCGATACAGTCCGCCCTGCTGATGAACGGCGAGATGCGCTTCGCTGCCATCAGCCTGATGAGCAGTCTGGTGGGCATCTATTCGGTGTGGCGATTGCACGACCGCTACGACCTGCTACGGGCAGGATTGTGGATTGGAGGCACCTCACTGTTGTTGACATGGGTGCTGGGCTGGATGAGCCAGGAAACCATTACCGAGCTGAGCGTCGGTTCAGCGTGGGCGGTGTTGATGAGCATGCTGGCAGTAGGCGGTTTCGCTATTTTTGTGGCAGTGCTGGAGCGACCGTTTGGGGCGGTGACGCACCTGCGCCTGCTGGAGCTCAGCTCGCCCGAACACCCTTTGCTGAAAGAGCTGATGTTGCGTGCACCCGGCACCTATGCACACAGCATCATGGTAAGCCATCTCGCGGACGCCGCTGCCAAAGCTATCGGCGCGGACAGCCTGCTGGCGCGAGTGGGATGCTATTATCACGATGTGGGCAAGATGCGTCGTCCCGAGTTCTTTATCGAAAACCAGCGCATGGAGAACGTACACGACCGCCTCACCCCATCCCTCTCTGCGCTTATCATCGCTGCGCACGTCAAGGATGGTATCGAATTGGCAGACCAGTATCGCCTGCCCCGCCCCATTCGCGACATCATCGCCCAGCATCACGGAACGAGCCTCATCTCCTTCTTCTACCAGCAGGCGCTGGCAGGCTGCGAAATCCGAACGCCCGTGCTGGAGCAACAGTTCCGCTACAGTGGACCGAAGCCGCAGAGCAAGGAAGCCGGTATCGTGATGTTGGCGGATGCGGTGGAGGCGGCGTCGCGTTCGCTCTCGCGCCCCACCCCCGCGCGTATCGAAAGCCTGGTGGAGCATATTGTTCAGGAGAAAATAGCCGACGGGCAGCTAGACGAATGCAGCTTGACGTTCAGCGAGGTACACAAGATCCAGGAGGCGTTCTGCCGATTACTGGTAGCGATGCTCCATTCTCGCGTGGAGTATCCTTCATCGGCGGCGGTGACCCATGCAGATTACCATTACGAACCGACAGCCGCATCCTCTGAAGCGATCGTGGATGCGCCGAGCGATACGCCTCTTACTGCGCCAGGAAGGCTGGAGTAAGGGGGACATCAGCATCGTGTTGACGGACGACGAAGCGATACGCTTTCTGAACCGCACCTATCGCGGCAAGGACGAGCCGACGGATGTGCTCTCCTTCTCGCTGCGCGATGCCTCAGCGGAAGCGACGAGGGTAGACTTTTGCTCGCTGGAGGAGGAGCTACCGCTGGGCGAGGTGTACATATCTATCCCGACCGCTTTGCGCCAAGCGCAGGCAGGAGGGCGCACGCTGGAAGAGGAAGTGGCTTTTCTGGCGGTACATGGGGTGCTACACCTGCTGGGTTACGAGGATGAGACCCAGGAGGGCTACGAGCAGATGTACCGGCGAGGCTGGGAGGTGGTACAAGCCACCCAACCGGGGCGTGATACCGTATGAGGATTGCCAAGAACCCACTGGATAGCTTCCGTTACGCCGTTGAGGGCATCATCTACACCTTCCGCACGCAGAAGCACATGCGCTTCCATTTCTTCAGTGTGGTGCTGGTGCTTTTGGTGGGGTTGCTGTTTCGGTTGGATAAGACCGAGATGGTCATCCTGCTGTTCACCGTGTCGATGGTGCTGGTAGCGGAGATGTTCAATACCGCTGTGGAAGCGATTGTAGACCTCATTACCGATACCTACCACCCGCTGGCGAAGCTGGCGAAGGACATTGCAGCGGGAGCGGTGCTGGTAACTACCGTCAACGCTATCGTCGTGGGTTTTCTGCTGTTCCTGACCGAACAGCATCTGGACGAAATCCGCCTGAATCTGCACGAACACAAGCCTGAGCCAGTGGTGACTCTGGTCGTAG encodes:
- a CDS encoding HD family phosphohydrolase, which translates into the protein MSKRSERQRLHAVSTWLRYRLLPRWDWQRLGIATVTIAVLCLVFSGRFIPDKVTMQVGDISPREIRAHRTVRYVDVEETRRLQEMAAKQVDTLYEQLPFARVDAQRSVKDAFESIARARTMRLPEASRWLTQQLPFLSNELVRAALEMPASDLQRAQGVAQTLVDEAMQREIRADTADLAERKRAVQAACMQKLGQNVLGRLTAAICAHALRPNRVPDVARTEALREREKHRVSPVYRTLVAGDVVIRRGERVTEQHIEMFTALGMRNPRLHWASVLAILILVTMLVVLAALHIAHYHPRVYQQPRQLWLISVVVTVSALGVKLGSSLLGLPLSGVQLGYLTVMSTTMAGMLLAVLVSPHLATLLVGMLAIQSALLMNGEMRFAAISLMSSLVGIYSVWRLHDRYDLLRAGLWIGGTSLLLTWVLGWMSQETITELSVGSAWAVLMSMLAVGGFAIFVAVLERPFGAVTHLRLLELSSPEHPLLKELMLRAPGTYAHSIMVSHLADAAAKAIGADSLLARVGCYYHDVGKMRRPEFFIENQRMENVHDRLTPSLSALIIAAHVKDGIELADQYRLPRPIRDIIAQHHGTSLISFFYQQALAGCEIRTPVLEQQFRYSGPKPQSKEAGIVMLADAVEAASRSLSRPTPARIESLVEHIVQEKIADGQLDECSLTFSEVHKIQEAFCRLLVAMLHSRVEYPSSAAVTHADYHYEPTAASSEAIVDAPSDTPLTAPGRLE
- the ybeY gene encoding endoribonuclease YbeY — encoded protein: MRRAIRLLLRQEGWSKGDISIVLTDDEAIRFLNRTYRGKDEPTDVLSFSLRDASAEATRVDFCSLEEELPLGEVYISIPTALRQAQAGGRTLEEEVAFLAVHGVLHLLGYEDETQEGYEQMYRRGWEVVQATQPGRDTV
- a CDS encoding diacylglycerol kinase, translated to MRIAKNPLDSFRYAVEGIIYTFRTQKHMRFHFFSVVLVLLVGLLFRLDKTEMVILLFTVSMVLVAEMFNTAVEAIVDLITDTYHPLAKLAKDIAAGAVLVTTVNAIVVGFLLFLTEQHLDEIRLNLHEHKPEPVVTLVVGTVLLLLVIILGKVFGRKGSLLHGGVISGHSALGFFMAMTIIFLSNNLLMAILALSMAVLIAQSRVEGRIHTLQEVLLGALVAVLLAGAIYWLA